One window of Parus major isolate Abel chromosome 12, Parus_major1.1, whole genome shotgun sequence genomic DNA carries:
- the BHLHE40 gene encoding class E basic helix-loop-helix protein 40 produces the protein MVWRIPSAQPPPGCLGKLPALESGDLPGLDFAHMYQVYKPRRGLKRSEDNKETYKLPHRLIEKKRRDRINECIAQLKDLLPEHLKLTTLGHLEKAVVLELTLKHVKALTNLIEQQQQKIIALQNGLQAGDLSSRNLDSSQEMFRSGFQMCAKEMLQYLAKHENGKELKASQLVSHLHRMASEVLQGGAARKPGDIPPKLVDLKEKPAPLGAAGEGHGKNCVPVIQRTFAHSSGEQSGSDTDTDSGYGGELEKSDSKSEQPYFKKDTDLKYAVQERISSIKQETEDPPAKRSRLESPQDEGPFGSDMMGSSSSFLGPHAHQPPLCLPFYLIPPSATAYLPMLEKCWYPASVPVLYPSLPASAAALTGFMNPDKISPPLLMPQRLPSPVPAHSPIDSSALLQALKQIPPLNLETKD, from the exons atggtttgg CGCATCCCCAGCGCGCAGCCCCCGCCCGGCTGCCTGGGCAAACTGCCCGCCCTGGAGAGCGGAGACCTGCCGGG GCTGGACTTCGCGCACATGTACCAGGTGTACAAACCCCGGAGGGGCTTAAAGAGGAGCGAGGACAACAAG GAAACCTACAAGCTGCCGCACCGGCTGATCGAGAAGAAGAGGCGCGACAGGATCAACGAGTGCATCGCGCAGCTGAAGGACCTGCTGCCCGAGCACCTCAAGCTGACG aCTCTAGgtcacctggagaaggctgtGGTTCTGGAGCTCACCTTGAAGCACGTGAAGGCACTGACCAATCTCAtcgagcagcagcagcagaagatcATTGCTTTGCAGAACGGTTTGCAGGCGG GTGACCTGTCATCGAGAAACCTTGATTCCAGCCAGGAAATGTTTCGATCCGGTTTCCAGATGTGTGCCAAGGAAATGCTGCAATACCTGGCAAAGCACGAGAACGGCAAGGAGCTGAAGGCGTCGCAGCTGGTCAGCCACCTGCACCGGATGGCCAGCGAGGTGCTGCAGGGCGGGGCCGCCCGCAAGCCCGGGGACATCCCTCCCAAACTGGTGGACTTGAAGGAGAAGCCGGCGCCCCTGGGCGCGGCGGGCGAGGGCCACGGGAAGAACTGCGTGCCCGTGATCCAGCGGACATTCGCTCACTCCAGCGGGGAGCAGAGCGGCAGCGACACGGACACGGACAGCGGGTACgggggagagctggagaaaagtGACTCCAAATCGGAACAGCCCTATTTCAAAAAGGATACCGACCTCAAATACGCTGTCCAGGAGAGAATAAGCTCTATTAAGCAAGAGACTGAGGACCCGCCTGCCAAAAGGAGCAGGCTGGAGTCGCCGCAGGACGAGGGCCCTTTTGGCAGTGACATGATGggctcttccagcagcttcctgggCCCCCACGCTCACCAGCCTCCCCTGTGCCTGCCTTTCTACCTGATCCCGCCGTCCGCCACCGCCTACCTGCCCATGCTGGAGAAGTGCTGGTACCCGGCCTCGGTGCCCGTGCTGTACCCCAGCCTGCCGGCCTCTGCCGCGGCGCTGACGGGCTTCATGAACCCCGACAAAATCTCCCCCCCTCTGCTGATGCCCCAGAGACTCCCTTCTCCTGTACCGGCCCATTCCCCCATCGACTCCTCGGCTCTGCTTCAAGCTTTGAAGCAGATTCCTCCTTTGAACTTGGAAACCAAAGACTGA
- the ARL8B gene encoding ADP-ribosylation factor-like protein 8B isoform X1, with translation MLALLSRLLDWFRSLFWKEEMELTLVGLQYSGKTTFVNVIASGQFSEDMIPTVGFNMRKVTKGNVTIKIWDIGGQPRFRSMWERYCRGVNAIVYMVDAADREKIEASRNELHNLLDKPQLQGIPVLVLGNKRDLPNALDEKQLIEKMNLAAIQDREICCYSISCKEKDNIDITLQWLIQHSKSRRS, from the exons ATGCTGGCGCTGCTGTCCCGACTGCTCGACTGGTTCCGCTCGCTCTTCtggaaggaggagatggagctgaCCCTGGTGGGGCTGCAGTACTCGGGCAAGACCACCTTCGTCAACGTCATCGCG tcaggTCAATTCAGTGAAGATATGATTCCCACTGTGGGCTTCAACATGAGGAAAGTTACAAAGGGTAATGTTACAATAAAG ATTTGGGATATAGGAGGGCAGCCCCGATTCCGAAGCATGTGGGAGCGATATTGCAGAGGAGTTAATGCTATTGT CTACATGGTAGATGCTGCAGATCGTGAAAAAATAGAAGCCTCTCGAAATGAGCTGCACAACCTTCTAGATAAGCCCCAGTTACAAGGAATCCCT GTTCTAGTACTTGGAAATAAGAGAGACCTTCCTAATGCTTTGGATGAGAAACAGCTAATTGAAAAGAT GAACCTTGCTGCTATTCAGGACAGAGAAATCTGCTGCTACTCAATTTCTTGCAAAGAGAAAGATAATATAG ATATCACGCTTCAGTGGCTTATTCAGCATTCAAAATCTAGAAGAAGCTGA
- the ARL8B gene encoding ADP-ribosylation factor-like protein 8B isoform X2, giving the protein MCLEQSGQFSEDMIPTVGFNMRKVTKGNVTIKIWDIGGQPRFRSMWERYCRGVNAIVYMVDAADREKIEASRNELHNLLDKPQLQGIPVLVLGNKRDLPNALDEKQLIEKMNLAAIQDREICCYSISCKEKDNIDITLQWLIQHSKSRRS; this is encoded by the exons ATGTGCCTGGAGCAG tcaggTCAATTCAGTGAAGATATGATTCCCACTGTGGGCTTCAACATGAGGAAAGTTACAAAGGGTAATGTTACAATAAAG ATTTGGGATATAGGAGGGCAGCCCCGATTCCGAAGCATGTGGGAGCGATATTGCAGAGGAGTTAATGCTATTGT CTACATGGTAGATGCTGCAGATCGTGAAAAAATAGAAGCCTCTCGAAATGAGCTGCACAACCTTCTAGATAAGCCCCAGTTACAAGGAATCCCT GTTCTAGTACTTGGAAATAAGAGAGACCTTCCTAATGCTTTGGATGAGAAACAGCTAATTGAAAAGAT GAACCTTGCTGCTATTCAGGACAGAGAAATCTGCTGCTACTCAATTTCTTGCAAAGAGAAAGATAATATAG ATATCACGCTTCAGTGGCTTATTCAGCATTCAAAATCTAGAAGAAGCTGA